ATCCTTTGAGGGACCATTAAAAGGTCGACTTTGTGGGAATCCAGTCACGTCTCTCACCAGCGGGGCTTCGGTGTGAGGTTTGACGTCCTGAACAGGAATGCTAAAATCCTCTTTGTCTTCTTGCTCACTGTCATGTCGATAGCGGTGGGCAAACTTGCGTCTCAAGGCCTCGGCGATGAGCGCTCCAGCGTCCCCTGGCTCGACAGACTTCACTTTGGCACCGCCTTCCAGCAGACGACTACGAATCAGAGTTAGAAAACACACTATAATTTTATTATTACGTGTTGCGGGAAAAATGCATCCGGCCATTTCTATCTGACGAACAGACAAATTGTTGGACTGAAGATGCATTCTGATCGGACATACGACACAAGACACGACACAGAGGCGTTAGCTTGAGTTATCTGGGATTCATCCGTCAAACGCACTTCAGTCTGCAAGTTCAGTTGCTTCCAACATACCCGAATACATTGATCGACTCATCTATGCGAGTGGAGGCGTACCTTTTGACCGATCGTAACTTGACTTTGCCCAAGTCTTTCAGGACATCAAGCATGCTGGGGATTTCTACTGCCTTTGAACCCAGAACCGTCTGGGAGCCCACCTTCTTCCCTCTGCGCTCCTTTATCAAGTCGAGGGCAGAAAATGTCCGATGGAGacttgggggtgggggtgggggtggaggaggaggaggaggaggaggagggggatgcAGGGAGCCAGAGGGTAGAGGGGGTGGCTTTGTGGTAGCAGCTGAGGTGGACaaaggaggaaataaaatgcaacatgAAATTCTGCTCCCACCTAGTGGGCAATAGATGAAAGTCAATTTACAGGTTCTCAGTCACTTTTGTACTTTTCTCCGAGGTTGAACTACCAgttcaacctccacaacatttagtcatttgtgcacatcatCGTAGCGATTTGTAGATGCTTTTTACATCTGCTGGTTGCTCATATCGTACTACATACGCTGTCCaccatttctttccttttgtacTCGATCAATCTATATAAAATCCtcttaaaaagaacaaaaagtaCAATCAGTAATGTGAGACTACGTCTGATATCTGAAGAATCAAGGCAGATTGGCCCTCAAGGACTTATTCCCAGTTTGTAAAAACGCCACTGTTAAAAAAGGAAGCACGTCTTCACCTCTCTCCACAAACATCCTCCCACTGATTCCTGACATTAATCCTCGTCAAGAAAACATGGCCAACAAAGATCATTCACACAACTAGAGTGAGTGATCAGGCGACTTCCACTACCCAGACGTGAGGATGAGAATGGAGAGACCTGCATCCCAACTGAAGGCTCGGCGATAAATACCTGGCTGCGCGCTCCTTTCCTGAGCCAGGACGATCTGAGCAATCTGAGCTCGGAGTTCGGCGAGCTCCATCTCCAAGGCACCGATTTTCTGAATGGCCTCATCGTTGGCGACTGTGGGCCCCTGGGGGTCGCGCGTTCCCTCACGCAAGCTCGGGAGTGATCTCTGGCGGGTCAGCGGTTTTGTCTGAAGGTGAGGCTGGCGTGATCGGAACAGGAGTCCTGGTGGAATCCCTGGCCTGTTCAAATGAGGCAGAATCACTTTTTTAGGCACTTGTCAAGTGTGCAATTAAATCCTAACACTGGAAAGTAGAAGAAATCCGAGCGATCACTGGATTACTCTGACCTGGGTCTGCCAGAGGAGTCAatgtcatcctcctcatccctgTCGATCCAGCCAACGTCAGCCAGAGAGGCCACAAAAGCATTTTGCCTTCTGGTGCGTATCAAAACACCAGCATCCTCAGAATATGGATAAAGCTAGAGGGAAGGAAAAGCCGTGTTCAACATCTAGAAAATGTcctagaaaaaaaacaaagcacaccCCCGGGAACATCGCAACACTACATACAAACTTCTAACAAAGGgaagtaatgaaatgaaacacgAAAACAAGAGCAGGTCAGAGGGAGAAAGTGATACATGCTCTAATGAAAGGTTAAGCTCAGTAAATCACCACAAGGCTGTTGAAGGATGTCGAAAAAACTGACCTAAAGTAGACACTCCTCAAAGTTAGTGAAGGGAGCTGGAAACCACAGGTGagaaaaaacagagacaaagcaCAGTGCTTAAGAGACAGAGAAGAGTTCACCGAAATGACATGCCACAGAATCAGAGCATCTAAAAAGGGTGATTTGTTGACGCTTAAAAACCGAGTGTAGTCAGTGCCCTGACGCTAAGAAGGCGTCTCCACTGTAATGACCTCATCCTCTTGTTTATGGTACATAAAAGGTAAACACAAGTTGAAGACGGGGTGTGATTTCTGTGTGAGCAGGTCGGAGAGAAAGATAGAGGGAAAACAGGATCGCCAGGAAAAAACctaataaaaaacagaaatagtatatatatatatatatatatatacacaacacTAATAACAAGTATGCTATTGTAGTCTTCCCTCACCTGAAAGTGAACCCTCTGGCAGGGTTTAAGAGGAAGACTCGTCGCTATTCTCCTCACAATACTTCTGGAGGACCCATAAGGCTTGTCGGATCCAAAAGGCTGCGAAACAGCAGATGAAAGCAAATATTTACAACACcgatgaaaaaagaaagacaaatgatATCGATTTCacgccgttttttttttaagtaaggACAGTCAAGATATCACTAGTTGGTACGTTACTCCTCAAATTTCCTCCAGGATCAATCAagtatctatcaatctatctttGAAAGAAATCGTACATTTAGCACACTTTTTATTCTCGGTCAGACATTCACGTACCAGGTCCATTTCAATCTGTGCATTTTCGTTACTCATCACTGCAGATTTATCTTTGCAAGGCCAGACGGACACACCAAGCGCACCATCACCAGGGGGTCATCTGGAAGAAACGGACGGGATAATTCATGTTGAATCAACGTGAAAGCTTGTTTCTTACTCGTTTTTAGCATAGACCGTTTATACCTGTGCCAGATTATCTAGAACATATTGACATATTACACACAACGTCTTAATCTACAGTGGATATTAACTAATTATCTGACAGGCAATGAGAAGCATCCGTTCCAATATTActacaaataaataactgaaGCTTCTCCACACATGTCCTCGGTTAACTGGACACGCAAGACACCTCATAGACGCGAGTGAATCAAAGTTTACAAGACGGCTTTAAAAAAGGTTAGTTTATAAAATTGCTTTACTTTCAGAATttggaaataaatgtaaatcacactTGATTAGAAAAATGCTAAGATAGAAGGGTCGAAGCAAGgcaaatctttaaaaaatataaataaagcaatGTATCAAACCCAGAGACATTAACAGGAGGTTAAATTTTGCATTACTATAAGATTAGTCTTGCTAAAATTAAACACAGGGATTGACAAATGAATTCGAATTCCTAAATTACATATATATCCGTCTCCCTCAACATTTCCAAATCCAAACAACCAAATTCAAAGTTTTCTGACAGATAGCTAGCGAAAGGTTAACGATTACCTCAAGGTGAATTTAATTAACTTCTGACTTTCACGACCAGTGTGCAAACATGATGCTAACTAGCATAGCCGTCTTGCTAACCGCGTCTAACTTTCATCGCCGACTTGTTTAAGAGTGTATTTCGTAGAGACGCACAAACGTGTTCGCAAATATCTTCGAAGGCTTGCGGAAATTGCCGAAACTGACAATAGCTGAAAACATTTGACACTTTTTACCACCTTCTAAAATCGTCGGACATCAACAGCAGGCAGCGAACAACGATGGAATACTCATGGAATACAATTTGGACCAATCGGATTGTAAGGATTGCTTTTGTAGGTTGTGAAAAGGAAATAACACAGTTGGTTATTAACGCGCTTGATTGACAGACGAAGAAACCAACCAGATATAGCTTGAAAGACAAAGCTATATTTTTATTGGCTCTAAAACAAGTAAATCATTTGGAGGTAGTCCAATCACGTACCAGAAACCCCGTGAATGTTCGTTTTAGCTCCCTGTATATCCCAGAAGGGCTGAGTTTAAGAGAAACAGTAAGGGTTCTTGGTTGAAATTGGGATGTCCAGGGTCACAAAACAGGTGTACCCAATGATGTGCCACAAAACCCAAACACTACACAGCTGCTGCTAGCTTGAGAAGCATAGTAAAGAAAGAGGTTCAGGCCTACCGTTAGCATTATTGAAACTATTTGgttacaatttctttttttattaaaacgcTGACTTTGAAGTTTTACAGTCTCTTGTTCAGGTCAAATTTTCGCATTTGTCGTGACTAAGGCGTGCTGAAGTTGTCTCATTATTTTACTCAAATCTGTGGTAAAGGTACAGCAGAGTTGCTCAGTAGCATTAGCTATCCCGGTTTAGCTGTGGAATCGTTCGTGGACCACAGGGCGTAATTTGAGGTGAGGTTGGGGGTCGTACGCGTCTTAGGCAAAGCAAAAGAATATGAATGTTGGtttaagtggaaaaaaaatattttaagacaAAATTATGAAATTAAATGGTGTGGTTTTTATTTCAAGCTACTAAAGCATATGATGAGCTATTTATTTACCTTATAACAGTGCGTTTCGATAACTTTGCCGGAGCCTCTAATCAGAACTACATTTTAGGGTATTCCTTGTATAAATGTCCTGAAATTCTATTTAATTGAGTAAAATGTGGACTACAGTATTGGGATAGTTGGCATAATTTAACAATTCCAAACCACACACTTGGTATGTCAAGTTCCAAGTTATTTTGTACTAAGTTAGTAAATAAATTAGTACAATTATATTTTGATGAAAATGATATGCATTTCTATCAAAGCTTGGATGACTATTTAGTTTTCAGATCATAATTGCTTTTCATGAATTTTGAAAACGAAACCAACATTGTTTGGGTTCAGAATTCTACAGACGCAGATCTGTTCCTCCTGCTagtgatttatttaaattattatacTAATACAAAGTGAATGTCTACTTTACTTTTACTAGGGGTCAATAAAAAAGTTTCAATGTCACCTTGGATATTTGTTTTAGTTGTTTTAACTGTGAAAAGCTACTCGCTAGACGttttaatgatttcatttttactcTACAGAGTGAAGAGGCGGGTTTGATGTGTGTGGCGTCAACGCGAGAGGCACCATGAGTGCAGAGATGGACGCGCTGACTGTGGTGAATCAGCTCCGAGATCTCGCTGCAGATCCCCTGAATCGTAGAGTCATAGTAGAAGATCAAGGCTGTCTTCCAGGTCTCATCCTTTTCTTTGACCACCCAAACCCTCAGGTTGTCTACTCTGCGCTATTGGTAAGCAGCATCTATTGACCTTTTCTCGTGTTAACATCTAAGACACCACAGATGGTAGCTGTCGTGTCAAGGAAAGCATTTACTTTCACAAATTCG
This DNA window, taken from Brachionichthys hirsutus isolate HB-005 chromosome 14, CSIRO-AGI_Bhir_v1, whole genome shotgun sequence, encodes the following:
- the mtfr1 gene encoding mitochondrial fission regulator 1, which translates into the protein MSNENAQIEMDLPFGSDKPYGSSRSIVRRIATSLPLKPCQRVHFQLYPYSEDAGVLIRTRRQNAFVASLADVGWIDRDEEDDIDSSGRPRPGIPPGLLFRSRQPHLQTKPLTRQRSLPSLREGTRDPQGPTVANDEAIQKIGALEMELAELRAQIAQIVLAQERSAQPAATTKPPPLPSGSLHPPPPPPPPPPPPPPPPSLHRTFSALDLIKERRGKKVGSQTVLGSKAVEIPSMLDVLKDLGKVKLRSVKSRLLEGGAKVKSVEPGDAGALIAEALRRKFAHRYRHDSEQEDKEDFSIPVQDVKPHTEAPLFGQHMLKQTGRRRLLSAADPEVQVQMCHGH